CCAGCCGCGGCACCTCGTCCATCAGCGCCTGCACCATCAGGCGCAGGATGGCGCTGACTTCATCGGCGGGCCGGCTCCAGTTCTCCGACGAAAACGCGAATACCGTCAGCACCCGCACGCCGCGCTCGATGCTCCAGCCCACGACGCGGCGCAATGTCTCCATCCCGGCGCGGTGACCGGCGACGCGCGGCAGCAACCGCTGGCGCGCCCAGCGGCCGTTGCCGTCCATCACGATCGCCACGTGCGCGGGCACCCCGCCGGGCGGGAGCGGTGCCGCGGCAGCGCTGGGGGGAGTCGGATCCGCCACGGTGCGCTCAAATCGCCATGATGTCCGCTTCCTTGGAAGCGACGAGCTTGTCCACCTCCGCGATCATGCGGTCGGTGAGCTTCTGGATGTCTTCCTGCGCGCGGCGCTCGTCGTCCTCGGAGGCGAGCTTGTCCTTCACCAGGCGCTTGACGTGTTCGTTGGCGTCGCGCCGCACGTTGCGGATCGCCACCTTGGCGTGTTCGCCCTCGGCCTTGACGACCTTGGTCAGCTCACGGCGGCGCTCCTCCGTCATTGGCGGGATCGGCACGCGGATCAGGTCGCCGTGCGAGGCCGGGTTGACGCCCAGATCCGACTCGCGGATCGCCTTTTCGATCTTGGCGCCCATGCCCTTTTCCCACGGCGCCACGCCGATCGTGCGCGCGTCCAGCAGCGACAGGTTGGCGACCTGGCTGATCGGCACCATCGTGCCGTAGTACTCCACCTGCACGGTATCGAGCAGCGCCGGGTTGGCGCGCCCGGTGCGCACCTTGGCCAGGTTGGCCCGCAGCGCCTCCAGCGACTGCTGCATCTTCTGTTCGGCGGTCTTTTTGATCTCGGGGATGCTGCTCATCGATAGGCCTTTCGTCAACGGTCTCAGACGTGCACCAGCGTGCCTTCGTCCTCGCCCAGCACGACGCGCTTGAGCGCGCCGGGCTTGAAGATGGAAAACACCCGCACCGGCAGGTTCTGGTCGCGGCACAGCGCGAAGGCGGTCGCGTCCATCACCTGCAGCTGGCGCACCATCGCTTCGTCGAAGCTGATGCGCTGGTAGCGCGTGGCGCTCGGGTCTTTCTTGGGGTCGGCGGTGTAGACGCCGTCCACCTTGGTCGCCTTCAGCACGATCTCGGCGCCGATTTCGGCGCCGCGCAGCGCCGCCGCGGTGTCCGTGGTGAAAAACGGGTTGCCGGTGCCGGCGGCAAACACCACGACCTTGCCTTCTTCCAGGTACTGCAGCGCCTTGGGCCGCACGTACGGCTCGACCACCTGGTCGATCGCGATCGCGGACATCACGCGCGCCTTGGTGCCGCCGCGCTCCAGCGCGTCGCCCAGCGCCAGCGCGTTCATCACGGTCGCGAGCATCCCCATGTAGTCGGCCGTGGCGCGGTCCATGCCGACCGCACCGCCCGCAACACCGCGGAAGAGATTGCCGCCGCCGATGACGATGGCGACCTGCACCCCGAGGCGCGACACCTCGGCGACCTCGGCGACGATGCGCTCGATCGTGCCGCGGTGGATGCCAAAGGCTTCGTCGCCCATCAGGGCTTCACCGGAGAGCTTCAGAAGAATGCGCTGCAGAGCGGGCATGGTGGGGTCTCGCTGCCTGGTCGGGGATTGTACGGGGTACAGGGGGGACGGACGGGCCACGGATCGGGCTGCAAAAACGGCCGACCCCTGGGCGGGGGCCGGCCGTCCGGATGGGGATGCGGGCGATCAGGCCTTCTGGGCGGCGGCCACCTGCGCAGCCACTTCCGCGGCGAAATCGTCCTGCTTCTTCTCGATGCCTTCGCCGACGACGTAGAGCGTGAAGCCCTTGACCGTCGTGTTGGCGCCCTTGAGGTATTGCGCGACGGTTTGCTTGCCGTCGGCCGCCTTCACGAACACCTGGTCCAGCAGCGACACTTCCTTCAGGTACTTCTGCACCGCGCCGTCAACCATCTTCGCGATGATCTCGGCCGGCTTGCCGGATTCGGCCGCCTTTTGCTCGGCAATCGAGCGCTCCTTCGCCACCAGCTCAGCGGGAACCTCGGCCGACGAGGTCGCCACCGGCTTCATCGCCGCGATGTGCATCGCCACGTCCTTCGCAGCGACGGCGTCACCGTCGTACTCGACCATCACGCCGATGCGCACGCCGTGCAGATACGTCGCGAGCTGGCCGCCGCCGGCGTAGCGCTTGAAGCGGCGGATCGTCATGTTCTCGCCGATCTTGCCGATCAGCCCCTTGCGCACGTCCTCGACGGTGGGGCCAAAGCCCTCCATCGACAGCGGCAGCGCCGCCAGCGCCGCCACGTCCGCCGGCGCGTGCTCGACGACCAGCTTGGCCAGCGCATTGCAGAAGTTGCCGAACAGCTCGTTCTTCGAGACGAAGTCGGTTTCGCAGTTGACCTCGATGAGGGCGCCGGTGTTGCCGTCGATGTGCGACGCGACGACACCTTCAGCGGTGATGCGGCTGGCGGCCTTGCCGGCCTTGTTGCCGAGCTTGACGCGCAGGATTTCCTCGGCCTTCTCCATGTTGCCGTCGGCCTCGGTCAGGGCCTTCTTGCACTCCATCATCGGGGCGTCGGTCTTGGCGCGGAGTTCCGCGACCATGCTAGCGGTAATGGCTGCCATTGTCTTGCTCCTGTGGGCGGCAGGCGCCGCCCGGAAGTATCGGATAGAAGGGTGTCGGGACGGTGACAAAAAAGGGGCGCGCAGCCCCTCGTGTCCCGACGCGGCGGGGGCCTCAGGCCTCCTCGACCTCGACGAATTCGTCGTCGCCGCGCGCGGCCTGCACGACGTTGGCCACCGCGGCGTTGCGGCCTTCGAGCACGGCGTCGGCAATACCGCGGGCGTAGATCGCCACCGCCTTGGCGGAGTCGTCGTTACCCGGGATCACGTAGTCGATGCCTTCGGGCGAGTGGTTGGTGTCGACCACGCCGATGACGGGGATGCCGAGCTTTTGCGCCTCGGCCACCGCGATCTTGTGGTAGCCCACGTCGATCACGAACACCGCATCGGGCAGCGCGGTCATGTCCTGGATGCCGCCGATGTTCTTCTCGAGCTTTTCCAGCTCGCGGTTGAAGAGCAGCTGCTCCTTCTTCGACATGCCTTCCAGCCCGGCTTCCTTTTGCGCCTGCATATCCTTGAGGCGCTTGATGGAGGACTTGACCGTCTTGAAGTTGGTCAGCATGCCGCCGAGCCAGCGCTGCTCGACGTAGGGCACGCCGGCGCGGCGCGCCTCGGCCGCGACGATGTCACGCGACTGGCGCTTCGTGCCCACCATCAGCACCGTGCCGCCGTTGGCGGTGAGCTGGCGCACGAACTTGCAGGCTTCCTCGAACAGCGGCAGCGTCTTTTCGAGGTTGATGATGTGGATCTTGTTGCGATGGCCGAAGATGTAGGGGGCCATCTTGGGGTTCCAGAAGCGCGTCTGGTGCCCGAAGTGGACACCGGCTTCCAGCATTTCGCGCATCGAAATGGGCATGTCGAGACTTTCGTTTCCAACGGTTGGGTCTGAAGGCGGCCCGCACCGGTGGGACGCGCGGCACACTGTACCGCCACCCGCACCCGGCACCTGGAAGGGCCGACTCGCGTTTCGTTTTGCTTTCCCCGGCCAAGGCACCGTACACGGCACCAGAGCCCAGCATCCGCAAAACTTTTGGATTGTAGCAAATCGCCGCATCGCGGACACTGGCGTCCCCGGAAAGACGCGTCCCCGGAGAAACCGCGGGGGCGGGGCGCGGCGCATCGCGCGCCCGTCGTCTCCCATCGCCCGTTGCACCCCTATACTGACCCCATGCTGCAGATTCTGCCCTTGCCCGGCGACGGGCCGCCCCGCGAGGCGGCCCGGCCTGGGCGCCGGCCCCTGTACGGCGTGGCCGTGTCGCGCGCGATCGAGCAGCGCGCCGCCGCCACGCTGCCCCCACACACGCTGATGCAGCGTGCCGGCATGGCCGTTGCGCGGCTCGCACGCGCGTGGCAGCCGCACGCGCGGCGCGTCGGGGTCATCGCCGGCGCGGGCAACAACGGGGGCGACGGCTGGTATGCGGCGGCGTTGCTGCACCGGCACCTGGCAGACGTCCCCGGTGCGGCGGTGTGCGTCTGGGCGCCGGGCGGTGTCCAGCGGTTGCCCGCCGATGCGCGGTGGGCGTACGAGGCCGCCGTCGCAGCCGGTGTGCGCACGGTCGACACCCCGCCGGACGACGCCGAGCTGCTCGTCGACGCGGTGTTCGGGCTCGGTCTGGCGCGTCCGGTGGAAGGGGTGTGGCGCGACACCTTGCGCTGGCTGCACGCGCAGGCGACGCCGACGCTGTGCGTGGACCTGCCCAGCGGACTCGACGCCGACACCGGCCGCTGGTGGGTGGATGCCCCCGTCGCACCGCGCGGCGATCGGCTGACGCTCAGCTTGTTGACCCTCAAGCCGGGGCTCTTCACCGGGATGGGGCGCGCGGCCGCGGGGGAAGCGATCTGGTTCGACGACCTCGGCGTGCCAGCCGATGACGCCCCGACGGCGTGGCTGCAGACCACCGCCGCGTGGCCAGACGGCGCCGCGCTGCGCCGCGCCCACGCGAGCCACAAGGGCAGCCGCGGCGACGTGCTGGTCATCGGCGGCCAGTCGCCCGGCGCGGGTGCCGGCGTCGGGATGGGCGGTGCCGCGCTGCTGGCGGGGCGCGCGGCGCTGCGCGCGGGCGCGGGCCGGGTCTACGTGGGGCTGCTGGCCGAGGCACGGGACCTGCCGCCTTGCGACCCCGTCCAGCCGGCGCTGATGCTGCGCACCGCGGCAGCGGCCCTGGGGTCGGAGCTGCCGCAGCGGGCGGTGGTGGTGGCCGGATGCGGCGGGGGCGATGCGATCCATGCCCACCTGACGGATCTCCTCGCCCGGTGTCCGCGGCTGGTGCTCGACGCGGATGCCCTCAACGCCCTCGGGCCGATCGCGGCGCCGTCCGCGTCGTGTCCGGACGTCTGGCGCGAACGCCACACGCGCGGGTGGTGGACCGTGCTCACCCCGCACCCGCTGGAGGCCGCGCGCCTGCTGGGCACGGACGTCGCCCAGGTACAGGCGGACCGCCCCGGTGCCGCGCGCACGCTCGCCAAACGACTGAACGCTACGGTGGTGCTCAAAGGCAGCGGCTCGGTGACCGCGGCGCCCGGCGTGACCCCGATCATCAACGGAGGCGGCGACGGCGCGCTGGCGACCGCCGGCACCGGTGACGTGCTCGCCGGGCTGATCGGCGCGCGGCTCGCGGCGCTGGACGCGACGAGCCCCGCCGACACCGCCGCGGCGGTGGCCGACGCGGTTGCCGCCCACGGCGATCTCGTGCGACACTGGACGTCGCCCTGGCCGCCGACGGCCACCGACCTCATCGCCTGAACCGCATCGCGCCCCCGCCGAACGCTCGAAGGGGCCGTCCAGATATCGCTCGATCGCCGCGACAGGCCCCACCGCGCCACGAACCACGCGCCGCTGACGCCACGGTCGTTTCCGGCGCACGCGGCGGAGGCCCTCCCGCCGCCCACGGCCACGGCGC
This region of Tepidimonas taiwanensis genomic DNA includes:
- the frr gene encoding ribosome recycling factor; protein product: MSSIPEIKKTAEQKMQQSLEALRANLAKVRTGRANPALLDTVQVEYYGTMVPISQVANLSLLDARTIGVAPWEKGMGAKIEKAIRESDLGVNPASHGDLIRVPIPPMTEERRRELTKVVKAEGEHAKVAIRNVRRDANEHVKRLVKDKLASEDDERRAQEDIQKLTDRMIAEVDKLVASKEADIMAI
- the pyrH gene encoding UMP kinase, translating into MPALQRILLKLSGEALMGDEAFGIHRGTIERIVAEVAEVSRLGVQVAIVIGGGNLFRGVAGGAVGMDRATADYMGMLATVMNALALGDALERGGTKARVMSAIAIDQVVEPYVRPKALQYLEEGKVVVFAAGTGNPFFTTDTAAALRGAEIGAEIVLKATKVDGVYTADPKKDPSATRYQRISFDEAMVRQLQVMDATAFALCRDQNLPVRVFSIFKPGALKRVVLGEDEGTLVHV
- the tsf gene encoding translation elongation factor Ts, which produces MAAITASMVAELRAKTDAPMMECKKALTEADGNMEKAEEILRVKLGNKAGKAASRITAEGVVASHIDGNTGALIEVNCETDFVSKNELFGNFCNALAKLVVEHAPADVAALAALPLSMEGFGPTVEDVRKGLIGKIGENMTIRRFKRYAGGGQLATYLHGVRIGVMVEYDGDAVAAKDVAMHIAAMKPVATSSAEVPAELVAKERSIAEQKAAESGKPAEIIAKMVDGAVQKYLKEVSLLDQVFVKAADGKQTVAQYLKGANTTVKGFTLYVVGEGIEKKQDDFAAEVAAQVAAAQKA
- the rpsB gene encoding 30S ribosomal protein S2, whose protein sequence is MPISMREMLEAGVHFGHQTRFWNPKMAPYIFGHRNKIHIINLEKTLPLFEEACKFVRQLTANGGTVLMVGTKRQSRDIVAAEARRAGVPYVEQRWLGGMLTNFKTVKSSIKRLKDMQAQKEAGLEGMSKKEQLLFNRELEKLEKNIGGIQDMTALPDAVFVIDVGYHKIAVAEAQKLGIPVIGVVDTNHSPEGIDYVIPGNDDSAKAVAIYARGIADAVLEGRNAAVANVVQAARGDDEFVEVEEA
- a CDS encoding bifunctional ADP-dependent NAD(P)H-hydrate dehydratase/NAD(P)H-hydrate epimerase, whose translation is MLQILPLPGDGPPREAARPGRRPLYGVAVSRAIEQRAAATLPPHTLMQRAGMAVARLARAWQPHARRVGVIAGAGNNGGDGWYAAALLHRHLADVPGAAVCVWAPGGVQRLPADARWAYEAAVAAGVRTVDTPPDDAELLVDAVFGLGLARPVEGVWRDTLRWLHAQATPTLCVDLPSGLDADTGRWWVDAPVAPRGDRLTLSLLTLKPGLFTGMGRAAAGEAIWFDDLGVPADDAPTAWLQTTAAWPDGAALRRAHASHKGSRGDVLVIGGQSPGAGAGVGMGGAALLAGRAALRAGAGRVYVGLLAEARDLPPCDPVQPALMLRTAAAALGSELPQRAVVVAGCGGGDAIHAHLTDLLARCPRLVLDADALNALGPIAAPSASCPDVWRERHTRGWWTVLTPHPLEAARLLGTDVAQVQADRPGAARTLAKRLNATVVLKGSGSVTAAPGVTPIINGGGDGALATAGTGDVLAGLIGARLAALDATSPADTAAAVADAVAAHGDLVRHWTSPWPPTATDLIA